Proteins encoded by one window of Halichondria panicea chromosome 8, odHalPani1.1, whole genome shotgun sequence:
- the LOC135339295 gene encoding leucine-rich repeat-containing protein 74B-like codes for MADEMDVAVDVDTLKDEDTKDTETGPPLSSTGSAGGSEDATGHGSVDGQDQIDDLSDDDLSDTGWDTDLEIEADEKEEYDVTGGKLYLHTCQTLGIIPASYVLRTIQAQETHLNLCHHGVGPKGTKAIAIALTSNTNVTYLDLSDNGLGTEGAIAIATMMKENCYITQLDLSDNNMGAPAAYVIAPLASINSTLVHLSLRGNKFGDKAVEPLAELLRGSYHIKFLDLSHNEFGEEAGIILGPAIADSEVLQTLDLSWNTIRRKGATAIADGLKSNQSLGVVSLAYNGFENQGAAALADALKVNSTLKELDISNNRIGTDGAIVLSRVLPINDTLKEFKIGQNPIRDPGIIAFLDAVKLCTSTTLQTLSFEGLTITLAIEKTLQELSKSHKHLTISHAGTGGYKHPKPKQEPIEKLDNYCKENNVVLIDLFRSFDKEQKKFLSEEAFRNALKHISAPLMEFERQKLIKEFTTTPPDTPPAEGEETTEVKKPSADDEDSPPVFVDYRLLVETAKALKTMKTKQSE; via the exons ATGGCAGATGAAATGGACGTTGCTGTGGATGTTGATACTCTGAAAGATGAAGATACTAAG GATACGGAGACGGGTCCCCCTCTGTCCTCCACTGGGTCTGCTGGAGGCTCTGAGGATGCTACTGGCCATGGGTCAGTGGATGGGCAGGATCAGATTGATGACCTCTCTGATGATGACTTGTCCGACACTGGCTGGGATACTGACTTGGAGATTGAAGCTG ATGAGAAGGAGGAGTATGATGTAACTGGTGGTAAGCTGTACCTACACACATGCCAGACACTAGGCATCATCCCAGCCTCTTACGTCCTGCGCACCATTCAGGCCCAGGAGACTCACCTCAATCTCTGTCACCATGGCGTCGGACCCAAGGGAACCAAAGCCATCGCAATCGCACTCACC TCCAACACCAATGTGACTTACCTGGACCTGAGTGACAATGGACTGGGTACGGAGGGAGCCATTGCCATCGCCACCATGATGAAGGAGAACTGCTACATCACTCAGTTg GATCTGTCAGACAACAATATGGGTGCTCCAGCAGCCTACGTTATTGCCCCCCTGGCGAGCATCAACAGCACACTGGTCCATCTCTCTCTTAGGGGGAACAAGTTCGGTGACAAGGCTGTAGAGCCTCTGGCAGAGCTGCTACGAGGCAGCTACCATATCAAGTTCCTGGATCTGAGTCATAATGAGTTTGGAGAAGAGGCTGGAATCATCCTGGGTCCAGCAATAG CTGACAGTGAGGTGTTGCAGACTCTTGATCTGAGCTGGAACACTATCAGAAGGAAAGGAGCTACTGCAATAGCTGATGGACTTAAG agCAACCAATCTCTGGGGGTGGTCAGTCTGGCGTACAATGGGTTTGAGAACCAGGGAGCTGCAGCACTAGCAGACGCCCTCAAGGTCAACTCTACACTGAAAGAGCTGGATATCAG TAACAATCGGATAGGCACTGACGGAGCTATTGTGTTATCAAGGGTTCTACCAATCAACGACACCTTGAAGGAATTCAAG ATTGGGCAGAATCCCATAAGAGACCCCGGGATTATAGCTTTCCTAGATGCTGTCAAACTGTGCACTAGTACCACTCTACAAACTTTAAGTTTCGAAGGCCTCACAATCACTCTTGCTATTGAGAAGACACTCCAAGAACTGTCGAAatcacacaaacacttgaCCATCTCTCATGCGGGAACAGGAGGCTACAAGCATCCTAAACCCAAGCAAGAACCAATTGAAAAATTGGACAATTACTGTAAAGAGAACAATGTTGTTTTGATAGACTTATTCAGATCATTCGATAAAGAGCAGAAGAAATTCCTTTCGGAAGAAGCTTTCAGGAATGCTTTAAAG CACATCAGTGCTCCATTGATGGAGTTTGAGAGACAGAAGCTGATCAAAGAGTTCACCACCACACCCCCTGACACACCCCCTGCCGAGGGAGAGGAAACAACTGAAGTAAAGAAACCTTCCGCTGATGATGAAGACTCTCCTCCTGTGTTCGTGGATTATAG GTTACTTGTAGAGACTGCAAAAGCACTAAAGACAATGAAAACTAAACAGTCTGAGTAG
- the LOC135339290 gene encoding splicing factor, suppressor of white-apricot homolog isoform X2, which translates to MSSKERQLEEELDRERYLALQCDDIRVEEQEEEEKRRASENSLYSAIGFSYSEQQPEEPPPRPKSPPPVERAWPPPSVEEGDEFVLPPGLVVPEGMILPVSKKLHSIVQKTAMFVCQQGMQMEIIIKTKQQLNPLFSFLNMQDPLHPYYTHLKTLLARGSYVPSSETAETDKPLETEAKEVKINDEKEAGKENNSSDNVDSEKISESPSDQDSDSDSDDDGGYLHPLLMQAPKSRSKSPTPTPKEATPPPHQDVPTLSAVTFRAKTMVVNAAPVLREKTVPVETPPVSSVPATTNGSCYGSYAYTGPPTHYIDSRPLYQDVGGYPPPPPQEAHYPPPPPHEAHYPPPPPHEAHYPPPPPHEAHYPPPPPHTADGYGYPYDAYYTGSYQPPPPSATPLPPPDLQSIIDKTAAYVAKNGDSFEATLIKRHIDDPRFGFLNPWGEHYTYYRQQRLNYSYYQVPDHLEQGYGVLHNVVPAEKPSVQKLNSCGAVSFKVQPKAGLKLVSDDGQFVEETVVEDSSEPPVKKPRMDNVVIEPTVHEFLSSIKEMFRT; encoded by the exons ATGAGCTCCAAGGAGAGACAGCTAGAAGAGGAGTTGGATAGAGAAAGATACTTGGCCCTGCAGTGTGATGACATCAGAGTAGAGGAACAagaag AGGAAGAGAAAAGACGTGCCTCTGAGAACAGTTTGTACAGTGCCATTGGCTTCTCCTATAGCGAGCAACAGCCTGAGGAGCCCCCACCTAGACCCAAGAGCCCACCCCCTGTGGAGAGGGCATGGCCTCCTCCGAGTGTGGAAGAAGGGGACGAGTTTGTGCTGCCCCCAGGACTGGTCGTGCCTGAGGGAATGATCCTG CCTGTTTCCAAGAAGCTCCACTCCATTGTCCAGAAGACAGCCATGTTTGTGTGTCAGCAAGGCATGCAGATGGAGATTATCATCAAAACCAAGCAACAATTGAATCCTCTCTTCTCCTTCCTCAACATGCAAGACCCCCTTCATCCTTACTACACTCACTTGAAGACACTCCTAGCTAGAGGATCTTATGTGCCTTCTTCAGAAACAGCTGAAACTGATAAACCACTCGAGACTGAAGCTAAAGAAGTGAAAATAAACGACGAAAAAGAAGCTGGAAAAGAAAATAATTCGAGTGACAATGTTGATTCTGAAAAGATCAGCGAAAGTCCATCAGATCAAGATAGTGATTCTGACTCAGATGATGATGGGGGGTATTTACATCCCCTTCTCATGCAAGCCCCGAAGTCTCGTTCCAAATCCCCTACCCCCACCCCCAAGgaggccacaccccctccccatcAGGACGTACCCACCCTGTCTGCCGTCACCTTCAGAGCTAAGACCATGGTGGTCAATGCTGCACCAGTACTGAGGGAGAAAACTGTACCTGTTGAAACACCTCCTGTGTCAAGTGTCCCAGCTACTACCAATGGCAGCTGTTATGGAAG CTATGCGTACACTggaccacccactcactacaTTGACTCACGCCCACTCTATCAAGATG TTGGTGGCTACcctccgccccctccacaAGAGGCACACTACcctccgccccctccacacgaGGCACACTACCcaccacctcctccacacGAGGCACActaccctcctccccctccacacgaGGCACACTACccacctccccctccacacaccgcGGACGGATATGGCTATCCTTACGACGCCTACTACACGGGCAGCTACCAACCACCCCCTCCTAGTGCCACTCCCCTTCCCCCGCCTGATTTGCAGTCCATAATCGACAAAACTGCCGCTTATGTGGCAAAGAATGGCGACAGTTTCGAAGCCACTCTTATCAAGAGACATATTGACGATCCTCGATTTGGTTTTCTGAACCCCTGGGGCGAACACTACACTTACTATCGGCAACAAAGATTGAATTATTCGTATTATCAAGTCCCGGATCATCTGGAGCAGGGCTACGGTGTGCTGCATAACGTCGTGCCTGCTGAAAAACCAAGTGTACAGAAATTGAACTCTTGTGGAGCAGTTAGCTTCAAAGTGCAGCCTAAAGCAGGACTGAAGTTGGTGTCGGATGATGGGCAGTTTGTGGAGGAGACGGTGGTCGAGGATTCTTCAGAACCTCCCGTGAAGAAGCCACGAATGGACAATGTCGTTATTGagcctactgtacat GAGTTCCTGTCTTCAATCAAGGAAATGTTTCGAACTTGA
- the LOC135339290 gene encoding splicing factor, suppressor of white-apricot homolog isoform X1: MSILLGPFDDAGPSEKPKEDDQLLVFGYACKLFRDESKALLESSGQLLIPWMGDNSLMVDRYDARNKLEDKSLFGVKSNLPYKMSSKERQLEEELDRERYLALQCDDIRVEEQEEEEKRRASENSLYSAIGFSYSEQQPEEPPPRPKSPPPVERAWPPPSVEEGDEFVLPPGLVVPEGMILPVSKKLHSIVQKTAMFVCQQGMQMEIIIKTKQQLNPLFSFLNMQDPLHPYYTHLKTLLARGSYVPSSETAETDKPLETEAKEVKINDEKEAGKENNSSDNVDSEKISESPSDQDSDSDSDDDGGYLHPLLMQAPKSRSKSPTPTPKEATPPPHQDVPTLSAVTFRAKTMVVNAAPVLREKTVPVETPPVSSVPATTNGSCYGSYAYTGPPTHYIDSRPLYQDVGGYPPPPPQEAHYPPPPPHEAHYPPPPPHEAHYPPPPPHEAHYPPPPPHTADGYGYPYDAYYTGSYQPPPPSATPLPPPDLQSIIDKTAAYVAKNGDSFEATLIKRHIDDPRFGFLNPWGEHYTYYRQQRLNYSYYQVPDHLEQGYGVLHNVVPAEKPSVQKLNSCGAVSFKVQPKAGLKLVSDDGQFVEETVVEDSSEPPVKKPRMDNVVIEPTVHEFLSSIKEMFRT, encoded by the exons ATGTCCATTTTATTGGGGCCGTTCGATGATGCTGGGCCTTCTGAAAAGCCTAAAGAAGATGACCAACTGCTCGTGTTTGGTTATGCCTGTAAATTGTTCAGAGATGAGAGCAAGGCTTTACTGGAGTCTTCTGGGCAACTACTCATTCCGTGGATGGGTGACAACTCCCTCATGGTGGACAG GTATGATGCTCGGAATAAGCTGGAGGACAAGAGTCTGTTTGGTGTCAAGTCCAACCTGCCCTACAAGATGAGCTCCAAGGAGAGACAGCTAGAAGAGGAGTTGGATAGAGAAAGATACTTGGCCCTGCAGTGTGATGACATCAGAGTAGAGGAACAagaag AGGAAGAGAAAAGACGTGCCTCTGAGAACAGTTTGTACAGTGCCATTGGCTTCTCCTATAGCGAGCAACAGCCTGAGGAGCCCCCACCTAGACCCAAGAGCCCACCCCCTGTGGAGAGGGCATGGCCTCCTCCGAGTGTGGAAGAAGGGGACGAGTTTGTGCTGCCCCCAGGACTGGTCGTGCCTGAGGGAATGATCCTG CCTGTTTCCAAGAAGCTCCACTCCATTGTCCAGAAGACAGCCATGTTTGTGTGTCAGCAAGGCATGCAGATGGAGATTATCATCAAAACCAAGCAACAATTGAATCCTCTCTTCTCCTTCCTCAACATGCAAGACCCCCTTCATCCTTACTACACTCACTTGAAGACACTCCTAGCTAGAGGATCTTATGTGCCTTCTTCAGAAACAGCTGAAACTGATAAACCACTCGAGACTGAAGCTAAAGAAGTGAAAATAAACGACGAAAAAGAAGCTGGAAAAGAAAATAATTCGAGTGACAATGTTGATTCTGAAAAGATCAGCGAAAGTCCATCAGATCAAGATAGTGATTCTGACTCAGATGATGATGGGGGGTATTTACATCCCCTTCTCATGCAAGCCCCGAAGTCTCGTTCCAAATCCCCTACCCCCACCCCCAAGgaggccacaccccctccccatcAGGACGTACCCACCCTGTCTGCCGTCACCTTCAGAGCTAAGACCATGGTGGTCAATGCTGCACCAGTACTGAGGGAGAAAACTGTACCTGTTGAAACACCTCCTGTGTCAAGTGTCCCAGCTACTACCAATGGCAGCTGTTATGGAAG CTATGCGTACACTggaccacccactcactacaTTGACTCACGCCCACTCTATCAAGATG TTGGTGGCTACcctccgccccctccacaAGAGGCACACTACcctccgccccctccacacgaGGCACACTACCcaccacctcctccacacGAGGCACActaccctcctccccctccacacgaGGCACACTACccacctccccctccacacaccgcGGACGGATATGGCTATCCTTACGACGCCTACTACACGGGCAGCTACCAACCACCCCCTCCTAGTGCCACTCCCCTTCCCCCGCCTGATTTGCAGTCCATAATCGACAAAACTGCCGCTTATGTGGCAAAGAATGGCGACAGTTTCGAAGCCACTCTTATCAAGAGACATATTGACGATCCTCGATTTGGTTTTCTGAACCCCTGGGGCGAACACTACACTTACTATCGGCAACAAAGATTGAATTATTCGTATTATCAAGTCCCGGATCATCTGGAGCAGGGCTACGGTGTGCTGCATAACGTCGTGCCTGCTGAAAAACCAAGTGTACAGAAATTGAACTCTTGTGGAGCAGTTAGCTTCAAAGTGCAGCCTAAAGCAGGACTGAAGTTGGTGTCGGATGATGGGCAGTTTGTGGAGGAGACGGTGGTCGAGGATTCTTCAGAACCTCCCGTGAAGAAGCCACGAATGGACAATGTCGTTATTGagcctactgtacat GAGTTCCTGTCTTCAATCAAGGAAATGTTTCGAACTTGA